The genomic window agacaagcctctacatccttacatttgtcctctagccatccctgcttagccattttccacttcctttcaatctcatttttgagacgtttgtattcccttttgcctgcttcatttactgcatttttatattttctcctttcatcaattaaattcaatatttcttctgttacccaaggatttctattagccctcgtctttttacctacttgatcctctgctgccttcactacttcatccctcagagctacccattcttcttctactgtatttctttcccccattcctgtcaattgttcccttatgctctccctgaaactctctacaacctctggttctttcagtttatccaggtcccatctccttaaattcccacctttttgcagtttcttcagtttcaatctgcagttcataaccaatagattgtggtcagaatccacatctgcccctggaaatgtcttacaatttaaaacctggttcctaaatctctgtcttaccattatataatctatctgatacctattagtatctccaggattcttccaggtatacaaccttcttttatgattcttgaaccaagtgttagctatgattaagtatgctctgtgcaaaattctacaaggcggcttcctctttcatttcttccccccactccatattcacctactatgtttccttctctcccttttcctactgacgaattccagtcacccatgactattaaattttcgtctcccttcactacctgaataatttcttttatctcgtcatacatttcatcaatttcttcatcatctgcagagctagttggcatataaacttgtactactgtagtaggcatgggctttgtgtctatcttggccacaataatgcgttcactatgctgtttgtagtagctaacccgcactcctatttttttattcattattaaacctactcctgcattacccctatttgattttgtatttataaccctgtaagcacctgaccaaaagtcttgttcctcctgccaccgaacttcactaattcccactatatctaactttaacctatccatttccctttttaaattttgtaacctacctgcccgattaagggatctgacattccacgctccgatccgtagaatgccagttttctttctcctgataacgacgtcctcttgagtagtccccgcccggagatccgaatgggggactattttacctctggaatattttacccaagaggacgccatcatcatttaatcatacagtaaagctgcatgtcctcgggaaaaagtactgctgtagtttccccttgctttcagccgttcgcagtaccagcacagcaaggccgttttggttaatgttacaaggccagatcagtcaatcatccagactgttgcccctgcaactactgaaaaggctgctgcccctcttcaggaaccacatgtttgtctggcctctcaacagatacccctccgttatggttgcacctacggtacggccatctgtatcgctgaggcacgcaagcctccccaccaacggcaaggtccatggttcatgggggaagtgtgtgtctatatatataacagagggaaacattccacgtggaaaaaatatatctaaaaagaaagatgatgagacttaccaaacaaaagcgctggcaggtcgatagacacacaaacaaacacaaatatacacacaaaattcaagctttcgcaacagtttgttgcgaaagcttgaattttgtgtgtatatttgtgtttgtttgtgtgtctatcgacctgccagcgcttttgtttggtaagtctcatcatctttctaacgtatctctgcctacgtagatcaacaccttcaacccattacatgcagtctcccatccttcatcaaagacaccaaccacttccttgaacgcctggaatccttacccaatctgttacccccggaaaccatccttgtaatcattgatgccacttccttatacacaaatattccgcacgtccagggcctcgctgcgatggagcatttcctttcacgccgatcacctgccaccctacctaaaacctctttcctcattaccttagccagcttcatcctgacccacaacttcttcacttttgaaggccagacataccaacaattaaagggaacagccatgggtaccaggatggccccctcgtacgccaacctattcatgggtcgcttagaggaagccttcttggttacccaggtctgccaacccaaagtttggtacagatttattgatgacattttcatgatctggactcacagtgaagaagaactccagaatttcctctccaacctcaactcctttggttccatcagattcacctggtcctactccaaatcccatgccactttccttgacgttgacctccacctgtccaatggccaacttcacacgtccgtccacatcaaacccaccaacaagcaacagtacctccattatgacagctgccacccattccacatcaaacggtcccttccctacagcctaggtcttcgtggcaaacgaatctgctccagtccggaatccctgaaacattacaccaacaacctgacaacagctttcgcatcccgcaactaccctcccggcctggtacagaagcaaataaccagagccacttcctcatcccctcaaacccagaatcccccacagaagaaccacaaaagtgccccacttgtgacaggatactttccgggactggaccagactctgaatgtggctctccagcagggatacgacttcctcaaatcctgccctgaaatgagatccatccttcatgaaatcctccccactccgccaagagtgtctttccgccgtccacctaaccttcgtaacctgttagttcatccctatgaaatccccaaaccaccttccctaccctctggctcctatccttgtaaccgcccccggtgcaaaacctgtcccatgcaccctcccaccaccacctactccagtcctgtaacccggaaggtgtacacgatcaaaggcagagccacgtgtgaaagcacccacgtgatttaccaactgacctgcctacactgtgatgcattctatgtgggaatgaccagcaacaaactgtccattcgcatgaatggacacaggcagacagtgtttgttggtaatgaggatcaccctgtggctaaacatgccttggtgcacagccagcacatcttggcacagtgttacaccgtccgggttatctggatacttcccacgaacaccaacctatccgaactccggagatgggaacttgcccttcagtatatcctctcttctcgttatccgccaggcctcaatctccgctaatttctagttgccgccactcatacctcacctgtctctcaacaacttctttgcctctactcttccacctcgactgacatctctgcccaaactctttgtctttaaatatgtctgcttgtgcctgtatgtgtggatggatatgtgtgtgtgtgcgcgagtgtatacctgtccttttttccccctaaggtaagtctttccgctcccgggattggaatgactccttaccctctcccttaaaacccacatcctttcgtctttccctctccttccctctttcctgatgaggcaacagtttgttgcgaaagcttgaattttgtgtgtatatttgtggttgtttgtgtgtctatcgacctgccagcgcttttgtttggtaagtctcatcatctttctttttatatatatatatatatatatatatatatatatatatatatatatatatgagtttaaCACTTTTTTAACAGCCCTTGGACAATATTTTCCATCTAATTTTGTAGAGCATTTGTATTTGTAGTTCAAGACCAACTAGGTCACCTTTTTTAGTCTAAGAAAAGATGTAAGTACTCAGTTACACAAGTGTAAAAGGGTAGTGTGCAGACAAGTAACAATTGGACAAAGAACCACATTTTATGTCAATGTTTCTCATGAATGTACTACCTGCAACTATCTAAGTACAGGTTTACCTTGGGAGATAACATTTTGTAGTTTTTCATGTGTTGTTACATTAAATGGTCAGTATGAGTTTAAAATGTAGATTGTGCACAGTTTGATGCACAACAGAGTGGGGCAATGCTCATGTAAGTCTAAAGACATGAATGACTTTCCTTTTATGATTTCACATGTTTCCACGACTAAATGTTTTCTGCCAGTTGAAAAACAATATTGGGTATTTACTtacacataaaaatacaatttaTCATTTTTTGAAGATTTATTGGGTATTTTTACTTGAGATGTGCCACTGTAAACAAGTAACAACTCAGTTATTGCTGCACTCCCTAAATGTTATCAAACATTACAAAGAAAAGTAAATGAGGATATCTTTGCAAACAACTTATGTGGTATCCTTGGACCAAAAAGTGGCCAGTTAGGAAATTTTCTTTAGTTATTTACATGTTCATTATTTACATTCACTGTACATCCACATTTATCaatactatctctctctctctctctctctctctctctctctctcacacacacacacacacacacacacacagacacagacacacacacacacacacacacacacacaaacacactaatATACATAGTTATATGTACAAACATTCTAAAATcttatgtaacaaaaaatacaaatgaTAAATGACAATATGTCAAACACACTTGGAATGATACTAGATCACAGTGTCACTAACACTTTTTATGCTGAAACTACTGTGAAACTAATAACTAGAACTTACTTATCAGTCTGATGCAGTGATTAATATACAAAAGTATGTGTATTTAAAATGTCATATTATTGGCCTCTGCCCCTCcccttttcttcttctttacaTTGACTTTTCTCTTAATGTCATACCTTAAACTAAATTTGTCTGTGCATGCCCATATACAAAAAATTGAAACTTTTAACATAATACATTGACTTGTCCAGATCGTTAAAAAGACAAATCATGATATGTGAAAAAATATTGTAAACTTTAAAGGCATTATAATCACAAGCAACCTGTTATTCATTTTAAACCAGGCCCACAGAAGATGGTTGAAATGAATTAGCCTCCAGCTTCAAAGCAGTCTGTAGTGATCAGTTTATGATATCCCAAGTGGCAAGTGAAAACAAATCACATCAAATTAATCAAGAGGAAAATGAATGGAAAACAGCTTTTTTACAAACACTATACTGTTATTTAATCAATATCAAAACCACATTTTGTTATGTTAGTGGTTTAATTGTTCCTTACTATACAAAACTTCGAAACTTTTATGTTCTTATACTTGGATTCACTTATTTCAAAACCCGTATAAATCCTATGGCACTGACAAAGAAAATAATATCCAATCAATGGGGAATGGACATTATATAGTGAATATTTTAGTATAGTGGGCTACTTGCACTCGTTCAGATCTGAATACAGTTTCATtaatcaaaaaataagaaaaaaattcacattacATTAGGCAGAACATGTCTTGATTCAGACTCCACAGACACTTGAAATTGTTTCTACTGTGTTTTTAGTTCCGCATTCTCAGCCAAGTCCACACAGCCCACTAGGTCACACTCACAACATCAGTAAAGCTTCATGAATATAGGCCGTCCTCGCATCTTGCAATAACGAAGTTCTCGCAGAGCTCGCTGTGCTTCAGCAGGTGAGGGAAGTGCTACACGAGCGTCACCTGTTACCATACCTCCCTCTGTATATCGTCTGATAACATTCTCCCTCGTTACTCCATAATCAGCAAAGAAATCAAGAATTTCATCAATATCTGCACGAAATGGAATGTTTTCGAGAGCAAGAACACAACCTGGCTTTCCAAATGCATCTACATGTTGTGGATGGTGAGGGTGGTGAGGATTGTGATGAGGGGGTCCAAGAGGGTGATGGGGATGGTGGGGATTGTGATGTGGGTGATGAGGGTTGTGGCGGGGCAACAGCTGTGGGCGATGCGGAGTTCCTGGTGCAGCACCTAAGAGGCCAGGTCTGGCAGCACGCACAGGTCCTCTTGAAGGTGGTCTTGAAGGAGGGACTTGCCAACCAAGTGCTTCTTGCAGTTCAAGTCGAGACACAGGTTGAACACGAACTTCGTTTGGGCCGAGCAAAGTTCCATCCTTACTAAGTGCACGTGCAACTTCGGGTGTAGTTGCAAATTCAAGGAATGCATCACCATTAGCTTTGCCATACTTGTCCAGCATTATGTGAATGCGAAGTGGCACAAGGCCCACATCTGAGAAGAAGTCCAAGATTTCCCGGTCTGTTGTAGTTGGTGGCAGGCCCtggaaaacagaagaagaaaatcaAGTATCTTCCATTCTGTGCCTAGTTATATGTACAAATTCATTTTGTTTATCTTATTTAGTTCCAAATTAAATGTCTTTAGTGATACCAGATTACTGGACTCCACATTCACTAAATGTTTCCTATACACTGTATTACTGCTGGTGCTAATTTCACACTAAGCTAGATTATGTTGTTATTGTTTCACAACaaagaataaattaatatttttactgtagctATGTGCAACTCTTTCAGTCAAACCAATGTTGTGAAAACATTTCAGAACTATAATTTTTATGAATATATCTACATCCTTTAAAGATATGAGAGGATTTTAAATGGAGAGTGAGGTTGTTATTGATGCACATATTCTATCAACAACAGTACCTAAACACTGTTTTCCGCGACAGTATTTGGCACAAAATTTAGTAGCTAAGCTTTGGCTCCTGATTACAGCCACCCATATATCAGGCAACAATATTTCAGAGATGTTTGAATAGGCCCTAAATCACATACAAACTTCAATAGggtatattaatattattaatgatAATGATAGTTACATTAATCCAAAGGGGCTGggttttttttctctttctaaaAAGTGACTGGTGAAATTCATTCAGTCAATGGCAGTTAGGTAATACAGTGGCAACATTAGTAGCCATTTGTATGTATGCATCCACAGCCACTGTGAATTTCTTGAGAGAAATTGTTTTACTATGTGGCTGTTTTATAGTAAAAATAACCACTTTATATCATTATTTAGTACTCAGCTAAAGGTAACTCCTTGGACATTATCAAGGTacataacagtaaaatatttttgtgatgcaTATAGCATGGCATATCCCCACACGTGTGTATGGAAAAGCAACATATTATGGCATCCCTAATGTGGGTTTCACACAATCATACTAGTTACTCACAAGTGAAATCCATATGTAAAATGGAATAATGCAAACCTTTTGTTACTGAGCCATCATACAAAACATTGAAACTCATAAGATGGCTCAGTGAAAAAATCCACATAAGTGTCACAATATTCCTTTTCACATGTGGATTTCACACCTGAAATGGTTGTACCTGTAACTACTAGGGCTATGTGAAACATTACTGGGACACCATCACATAATGCTTCCTTCACACAGATGTGTAAAGTATATTGTGCTATGTGCATTACAGAAATGTTTTACTGTGATGTAACTTGATAATTTACACATCAGATTTCATCTAGGGAATTCCAAATTGCTATAGTCTTCCTAGTTAAATCCTGGAAGTGCAAAGTTTcataatttaaaatgaaaatatttgaaatactaCTAGTATTTGAGATTCAAATTAGATTTATTGTACTTCATGATCAACAGTTTGCCCAAACAAAGTAATACAGGCCTAACAACTGAACATTTTGATATGCCACACATACAGTGAGAGAGAGACTTTTAGCGTATTAAACAAACACCACATACCTGCAAGAGAGCACAATCTGTGTTCACTATGGGCAGTGGCTGTTGTGAAGGTGCTGGTGTGGGTGTAGGCCCTTGGTTCGTGGCAGTGGTAACTGATGCAGTAGTCGTTGCAGGGGAGATTGTTGCAGGAgacgaagtaacagtggaactGTTGGTGGTACTGCTTTGTGCTGTAGTCACTGGTGACGCACTTGGactttcagatgatacaatttgTGATGTAGGAGGCGCTGAAGATGAACTGTGGGTGGGGGGCGCAACACTGACTGGGGGAGGCTCTGTTGTCACAGTTTCTGCAATAGCTGTAGGAACCTCCTCCTCTACATCCATATCAGTCACCTTATCATCATCAAATCCATTCTGCTGTTTTCGAGCTTCCACTAACTCGTCCACAGGGCAAGGCCACACACTTACTTTCTTATGTCCTATAATGTGTTTATTTGACGAGTATAGAGCCTTTTTCGCATCCTCATGCTTGCTGAACTTAACATAAGCTTTAAAGTCCTTAGCACCAGTCAGTTCTCTTGGTGTAATTGACATAACCACTTCAACAACAGTGTATCCCTCAAAGAGCTTGAAGATGTCTTGCTCCTTAACATATGGTGGCAAGTCTGACACCCGAAGGCATACGAACTGTTCCAAGTCAGGGCGACCATCTGGATTATCAGCTGATCCACGTGCTTGTTTGGACTCTCGAGGTGGTCGATAAGAGTCTATGGCTTTTTCAAATATATCATCATCAAGATGCAGAACTTCCACAAGTGAGCCACGTAATGGCTTCCCATTGAAGGAAAGTGCTCGTTCCTTGTCTTCTCCCTTGGTGAATCTAACATAAGCCATACCAACACGATTTCCATGGTTGTCGTTGATGATTTTAATCGCATTTCCTGCAACATATAGGCCTGAGAAAAAACGCTTCACATCAACATAGCTCGCCTCTGGTGGCATGTGTCTAATCTCTACACAAAGCCCTGAATGAGACACTCTATTGTGCTCATAGTTTCCAGGTGAGTTAGGAAACCTGTCCCTTCCAAAACGATCTGTACCAAAACCAGGTGGACGGGAAAGAAGCTGACCACCATAGCTATTACTACCAGCTGTTGCTCCACGGTCGAATCCATCAAAGCGATCAGCACCACCTCGATGATACTCCTGTTCACGGTAATTTCCCCTGAGGAGAAAAAAAGGTCTCAATAAATTATAAAAGTCATTTTAATCTCTCAATGAATATTCAAGAAATTTATCACAAATGAAATGAGAGTTGTGATCTTACAGGGTAGGTGAATAAGTGAGTTATTTCACTACATTTCTTTAAGGCAGCTAACCAGAttctcaaataaaataaataaataaaatattgtgagAAGGTAGCTTCCACTAAAACCTGTAAAGGAAGGTCTGTTTACACTACATATAATGTTAAGTGTGCATAAATAAAGAGTTTTGTCTGAACAATCTAATTATAGACAAATCCACAGTCTTCTTCATTCAACAGTCCTGAGTATTTACGTGAATGTACCTGACAATAAGAAAATAGTTTCTGCATACCACAACAGCCAGAACACAAACAAAATCTCTCCTCATGCACATAAGCTTGAATTATCCAGAAACAAAAGCATATTGTTAACATTATGTGGACTAAACTATAGCACAATAACACAAAAATGTGTGGGATCCTTTAAAGAGACCAATTAGTGTTCATGCAACAGTCCATTATGCAGAGTTTTATTATATGATGCATGCATTTTGTACACACTATTTGAATTATAAGGAATCTGGATGACGCAGCCAATGCAGTCAGATGACATTATGCATCAATGGATCACTGATAGGTTAGAGACTGGCCACAGTTAGCGTAAGATAGGCCAGAAGTTGAATTTCACTCGCAACATTATTTCACAGCACAGGAAAAGATTCTAGGAGTGAGGGAACATTCTATAACAGTAACAGCTAAGTCAAGTGGCAGGACCTAGTGGCAGGACCATTGTCACACTGTGATTTAATGTTGTTTATTGTCAAGAGTATTTGGAGGATGAAGAGGAAGCATTTAACTCAAACAGCAATGCATACTGCAATCTCATTGATGGTATGTTCGTATGTCACATTAGAAAATGATCACTTATGTGAAAAAGTGACAAACTTGTCTCTGTatatccatcttttcagagatgattGTGGGACTCAGCTCTTCAGtccagaatgtcaaatcaaacacctttcagccatctaatttccaagctgtcattttattgggctaccagtttcaacgATATATTATGCCATCATCAGACCAATGTGTAGGAAAACTCCAACCTCAGTTCTGACTAACAGTCAGCAGACGATGTTTgatgtatcaagcagaaatctacagacacCAGTCTTTGAACGCTGGCCCCCATTTTGACTGGAACTGTAGTAGGAATCTATACATTGGtcagggagcctgaagatggcataatatatCATTGAAACTGGTAGTCCTATAAAATAACAGCttggaaattagatggctgaaagatgtttgatttgacattctgacaAACTTGAAGTTTAAATGCTGTATTAACCTTAAGATCCTCTTAGTATCAAATTTCCAGAATTCTGAAGGGTGTAAACAAAGACATCAATTCCAACACTGCTGTGAGAAACATATAACAACCTTCAAATCAGTTAGTGCATTTTATACCAAATTTCCTAACTACCATATACAAAAACTGCTTACCATCTAATCTGGAGTTCAAAACTGAGTCACTAACAAAATGTTGTTATACATATTGAATGTATATTGTTCTCTCAAATGAGTACTTGGTGTTGTGTTTGCAATGTCAATGATACAGATGAGTATAGCATGCTAAGTAAGAAAGTAGAAAAAGAGTTAGTAGGATTGGTATGTCAATGTGCCTCACTGTTCCATCTTTGCATTCGGTGTCCCATGAAGTGAAGAAAATTTAGGAAGACTTATTTATTTGCATCCAGTTAACAAATATTTCATATCAGTATTAGTGTAAAAACACTTGCTCTCACCTTCTGTCACCCTGATAGGCCCCGGCTAATGTTCTCCGCTCTGGAGCATTAATAAGCCCACGATCTGTGCCTCTGCCACTGCCTGTCCCTGCCACAGGGCCCTGGTATGCAGGTCCTGGTCTTCGATAAGAACTGCCACCCCGGAAGGCTGCTCCACCTCGTCCAAGCACAGCTCCGCCACCACCAACATGGTCATAGTCATTCTGCAGGAAATCTTCTCCACTGGCAGCATCTGGCACATTAGTTCCCGGATAGGGACGCTGCTGCATGGTTTGGAAGCGAGAGTTTCCACTGACAGCTGTTGGTGATGGCATTGCCGCC from Schistocerca nitens isolate TAMUIC-IGC-003100 chromosome 5, iqSchNite1.1, whole genome shotgun sequence includes these protein-coding regions:
- the LOC126260824 gene encoding RNA-binding protein 12, translating into MSVIIRLQNLPWSANALDIRQYFRGLSIPEGGVHIVGGEQGDAFIAFSTDEDARQAMLSDGGKIKEVKIKLLLSSRAEMQKVIEHARQQSMSLHSFMQMPAPPLSQALSTLMGSLPGAAPGAGVNMGMSISGGALSGAATLGLGGGGMGPLAAGTVPPPTSVAAALGIAPPPHHTLSGMQPPPQQPPLHQPPPQQQPPPNQQQPPQQQQQHQQQQQQQHQHHQQHTSVPTSTTVPLSHSQQVMSGPLLDTVGLDPKTMGRTPQPDADTASTGSGRDRERSRKDRSRSREGDRRKDRDRDRERDRHRDRDRERAGRGRRERSRSRERRSRRDRRDRSRSRSRSRSRDRSSRSHKRGDGDSDKEQNGGPDVVIMGSYTKETTPVATSAAVPETAKLAPAWETQSGVQIVAEIDSRRLQTQQPQVPQHQQTMPVVARRPQAAPAGPYSSGALTDNPYLRAELAAAAVAARARGEAWAAQQQQQQQQQHQQPQQQAAARAPTVQAAMPSPTAVSGNSRFQTMQQRPYPGTNVPDAASGEDFLQNDYDHVGGGGAVLGRGGAAFRGGSSYRRPGPAYQGPVAGTGSGRGTDRGLINAPERRTLAGAYQGDRRGNYREQEYHRGGADRFDGFDRGATAGSNSYGGQLLSRPPGFGTDRFGRDRFPNSPGNYEHNRVSHSGLCVEIRHMPPEASYVDVKRFFSGLYVAGNAIKIINDNHGNRVGMAYVRFTKGEDKERALSFNGKPLRGSLVEVLHLDDDIFEKAIDSYRPPRESKQARGSADNPDGRPDLEQFVCLRVSDLPPYVKEQDIFKLFEGYTVVEVVMSITPRELTGAKDFKAYVKFSKHEDAKKALYSSNKHIIGHKKVSVWPCPVDELVEARKQQNGFDDDKVTDMDVEEEVPTAIAETVTTEPPPVSVAPPTHSSSSAPPTSQIVSSESPSASPVTTAQSSTTNSSTVTSSPATISPATTTASVTTATNQGPTPTPAPSQQPLPIVNTDCALLQGLPPTTTDREILDFFSDVGLVPLRIHIMLDKYGKANGDAFLEFATTPEVARALSKDGTLLGPNEVRVQPVSRLELQEALGWQVPPSRPPSRGPVRAARPGLLGAAPGTPHRPQLLPRHNPHHPHHNPHHPHHPLGPPHHNPHHPHHPQHVDAFGKPGCVLALENIPFRADIDEILDFFADYGVTRENVIRRYTEGGMVTGDARVALPSPAEAQRALRELRYCKMRGRPIFMKLY